The region TTTACGTAGATTTTCGACTCTATTCATTTTCCACCTCCAGGTTGTACAACAGGTACTTTTTCAATGAGATCTTCCAAAGAACAGTGTAACACTTTAGCTAACTTGTAGAGAGTATACACTGGTGCTTGATTTATATCTTTTTGGCACTGTTCATATTGTTGAATGGTCTTAACTGATATATTTGCTAATTTTGCTAACTTATCTTGTGGAAGTTTAGCTTGTTGGCGCTCAACTTCCAGTTCTGTTTCTGGCTGCGTGCGGCGAAAGAGTTCATTCAGTCTATCGACAAATTGCAAAATATCCATTTCGTGATAAAGATGATACAAAGCATAAATTTGTGTTATAGGTATGACGCTATCTATTTTGGCAAAGATTAAACTAGTTAGTCATTGATAGTAGGCTAATGACCATGCTGTCCAATATTCAGGGCTACGTTCATAAGTAAAATCACTTGTATCTGCCGTAATAGCTAAGTGAGTCAGCTTTTCTAAATCAGCTTCTGTTATAAGGTCTGCTTGGAGCAAAGCAGTGTGCGCCAAATCAATGTCCGATTGTCCAGCAATAACATTACAGTCGCCATCAGCAAAGCGTTTGGCAATATCACTATGCAGAAAAATTTGCCAAGCTGTTTGCAATGGATAGTTAAGTTTATTGACTAGGTAATTTACCGACTTTCATTGCATTGCAAAGTTGACGATAGGAAATTGTTCCACTAATAAAGTCAGTTGCGAATGAAAAGTAACTGTTATTTGCACGATAGCCGATGATTATATCGGCAGATTGATAATCGACATGAAAGTTCTGCAGAATATAATTTTTAGCTTCATTAGCCAAAGGTGTGGAAGTGTTAAAGGTACGATTTTCTAAAATGATACCTAACAAGTGTAACAAAGTATAGTTAGATGTATTTAAGTTTAATATGTCGAGGTTAGAGCAATCTAGTTTATATTGATTGGCATAACCATCAGTGTAAGCACTAACAGACCATTATTTAGCCAAATCTAGGCTTTCGGTGCAATAGAAACCGCGGCCATAATCATTGTATAATTTGCCTAAGCCAAATTTAGGCTGCATGACAATATTTTTAGAGCCGTGATAAATGATTTTATCCATATTGCCTCCTTTTACCTTAGTTTGTTTTATGCAGTTTTGGGCCATAAAGCCCCTAAAATATAGTTTAACACGGTGGGGAGCAAAATCAAAAAAGGAATATATCCTTGATGAAAACGGAGAAAAAGTAAAACTCCAAAACGGCAATTACAAAACCAAAAAAAATCAATACAGTCGATTGGAATGAGCAAGAAAAAGCGGAAGAGTGGCGAAAAGC is a window of Amygdalobacter nucleatus DNA encoding:
- a CDS encoding helix-turn-helix domain-containing protein; this encodes MYHLYHEMDILQFVDRLNELFRRTQPETELEVERQQAKLPQDKLAKLANISVKTIQQYEQCQKDINQAPVYTLYKLAKVLHCSLEDLIEKVPVVQPGGGK